In Pajaroellobacter abortibovis, the following are encoded in one genomic region:
- the lipB gene encoding lipoyl(octanoyl) transferase LipB, with protein MRSIDAHWLGRMPYQKAHSLQLALVNARKQGLIENTLLLLEHEPVITLGRGADPAHVRISDEMRACLGVERYETGRGGGVTYHGPGQLIAYPIFDLKPNHCDVRQYVQNLAKVMVLLAGHYGICAKSLQEPKRIGVWIDRNSPFEWGQMQAYEHRLAKLGSIGIRLSHWITMHGFSFNVAPDLQAFDWIVPCGISNLDVTSLANVGISTPSLECLAEISLPCFEQVFEAPVRYADVLETQALYQHVLPSEEAEVGL; from the coding sequence ATGCGTTCAATCGATGCTCATTGGCTTGGGCGAATGCCCTATCAAAAAGCTCATTCTCTGCAACTCGCTCTGGTAAATGCGAGAAAACAAGGATTAATTGAAAATACCTTGCTTTTGCTTGAGCATGAGCCTGTCATCACGTTAGGACGAGGTGCTGATCCTGCTCATGTTCGAATCTCTGATGAGATGCGAGCCTGTCTAGGAGTCGAGCGGTATGAAACTGGTCGAGGGGGGGGGGTAACTTATCACGGTCCGGGACAATTGATTGCCTATCCTATTTTCGATCTCAAACCGAACCATTGCGATGTACGGCAGTATGTACAAAATTTAGCGAAAGTGATGGTCCTTCTTGCAGGCCACTATGGAATTTGTGCAAAATCGCTCCAAGAACCAAAAAGAATTGGGGTATGGATAGATCGCAATTCTCCCTTCGAATGGGGACAAATGCAGGCGTATGAACATCGATTAGCTAAACTTGGATCTATTGGAATTCGTTTATCTCATTGGATTACGATGCATGGTTTTTCTTTTAATGTTGCTCCCGATCTGCAGGCTTTTGATTGGATTGTACCCTGTGGAATCAGCAATTTGGATGTGACCTCATTGGCCAATGTAGGAATATCTACCCCTTCTCTTGAATGTCTCGCTGAAATCTCTCTCCCTTGCTTTGAGCAGGTCTTTGAAGCTCCAGTCCGTTATGCTGATGTTTTGGAGACACAAGCGCTTTATCAACACGTGCTCCCTTCTGAGGAAGCTGAAGTTGGGTTGTGA
- a CDS encoding multiheme c-type cytochrome: MRQYRLFFFPLGQAKVNIHLFSIFLLVSLLGEGCHSRTNISASSDGPTDTNLRFYLISDVGGVIEPCGCVKDQMGGIAQAASFLKSGQLEVPDSVLIGAGPLFFKEVNLSDDKKWQEIASARLLANSFSRMGLVAFSPGLNDFGEGMDQLRALVQRSQACALLSNAADETEAGSPIFTNQIIKEVSGIKIGLIGVMEKDDQHSIFSSSPKLQDRSLADVVHEMVRSLKDQKVQMIFLLGSLNPGEAKRIADKVPGITVILIGSRVTSEEVNTDFVSLEKVWPEEEDQKQEKVGALIVQLPNHLQGIGVLDFHVRGDLFFVDESGLKLAAKDEQLGGKIRDLNVRLAIAQQDRASQQQIDVLQSELKQLQADRISLMRQLPSSGKSYFRYRVQEIRDSMRKDPDVSADLEQYYRSVNEHNRIIYANKKPPAPSPGQAYYVGGEKCKDCHLSAHLFWEKTPHARAYATLANQAKEFNLDCVGCHVTGYERPGGSTVTWNTGLQNVQCESCHGPGSIHVQTQRKEDTVLYDPALCIDCHHPPHVHEFDVDMKKLRVLGPGHGQ, encoded by the coding sequence ATGCGTCAGTATCGGCTATTCTTTTTTCCGTTGGGGCAAGCGAAGGTAAATATCCACCTCTTTTCTATTTTTTTGTTGGTTTCTCTCTTGGGTGAGGGGTGTCATTCGCGAACCAACATATCTGCATCTTCTGACGGCCCTACAGATACAAATCTCCGCTTTTATCTCATTTCTGATGTGGGTGGAGTGATTGAGCCATGTGGCTGCGTTAAAGATCAAATGGGAGGCATTGCGCAGGCTGCCTCTTTCTTAAAATCAGGGCAATTAGAAGTACCCGATTCTGTTTTGATAGGGGCAGGTCCTCTCTTTTTTAAGGAAGTTAATCTTTCAGATGACAAAAAATGGCAGGAGATTGCTTCTGCTCGGCTTCTAGCTAATTCCTTTAGCAGAATGGGGCTAGTCGCTTTTTCTCCAGGTCTCAATGATTTCGGAGAAGGGATGGATCAATTGCGTGCGTTGGTGCAAAGGAGTCAAGCTTGTGCTCTCCTTTCCAATGCTGCGGATGAGACGGAAGCGGGTTCTCCTATTTTTACAAACCAGATCATCAAAGAAGTTAGCGGCATTAAAATAGGTCTGATTGGGGTGATGGAGAAGGATGATCAGCACAGCATTTTTTCTTCGAGTCCGAAGCTGCAGGACCGAAGTCTAGCAGATGTGGTGCACGAGATGGTCCGATCCCTTAAGGATCAAAAAGTACAAATGATCTTTTTGCTTGGGTCTCTCAATCCCGGAGAAGCGAAGCGAATTGCAGATAAAGTTCCTGGAATTACAGTAATTTTGATTGGCTCTAGGGTAACTTCCGAGGAGGTGAATACAGATTTTGTTTCTCTGGAAAAAGTATGGCCTGAAGAAGAGGATCAAAAACAGGAGAAAGTGGGTGCGTTGATTGTTCAGCTCCCTAACCATTTACAAGGAATTGGTGTCCTTGACTTTCATGTCCGTGGGGATCTTTTCTTTGTAGATGAGAGTGGTCTGAAGCTCGCAGCCAAGGACGAACAGCTTGGAGGAAAAATTCGAGATTTAAATGTTCGTCTTGCTATTGCTCAGCAGGATAGAGCGTCTCAACAACAGATAGATGTTCTTCAGTCAGAGTTGAAGCAACTTCAGGCAGACCGTATTTCCCTTATGAGACAACTTCCCTCCTCAGGAAAGAGCTACTTTCGTTATCGAGTCCAAGAGATTCGGGACAGCATGAGGAAGGATCCTGATGTTTCAGCGGATTTGGAGCAGTATTATCGGAGCGTGAATGAACACAACCGAATTATCTATGCAAATAAAAAGCCCCCTGCTCCAAGTCCTGGTCAGGCCTACTATGTGGGAGGGGAGAAATGCAAAGATTGCCATCTAAGTGCTCACTTGTTTTGGGAAAAAACGCCTCATGCCCGTGCTTATGCAACTCTCGCTAATCAAGCGAAAGAATTTAACTTAGACTGTGTTGGATGTCATGTGACGGGTTATGAGAGGCCTGGGGGGAGTACGGTGACATGGAATACAGGTCTGCAAAATGTCCAGTGCGAGTCATGTCATGGTCCTGGTTCGATTCATGTTCAGACCCAACGTAAAGAAGATACAGTTTTATATGATCCGGCTTTATGCATTGACTGTCATCACCCACCTCATGTGCATGAATTTGATGTAGACATGAAAAAGCTTCGTGTTCTTGGCCCAGGACATGGACAGTAA
- the guaB gene encoding IMP dehydrogenase → MLEEQLRECLTFDDVLLVPAYSEVLPKDVDLRTQLTSKISLHLPLLSAAMDSITEARMAITMARYGGIGIIHKNFSPAEQAFEVEKVKRVESGMVLNPITVSPTQSLRSVLKVMRVHDISGVPVTEGDKPVGILTARDIRFEENLDHPVHALMTKTLITVPPRVSTEHAKKLLHEHRIEKLLVVDEGRLVGLITIKDILQADRYPQAVKDEMGRLRVGAAVGPGHDWRERVGLLSEAGVDVLVVDTAHAHSKGVLDMIRTIKKDFSDLEVIGGNVATAAGAEALIKAGVDAVKVGIGPGSICTTRVVAGIGVPQMTAIQDCVRVAASHGIPMIADGGIRHSGDITKGIAAGAQAIMIGSLFAGTDESPGDLILYQGRSYKAYRGMGSLGAMKKGSKDRYGQGGTADEKLVPEGVEGRVPYRGALAPILFQLAGGLRSGMGYTGARTIQELHQKAEFIRITGAGLHESHVHDVMITEEAPNYHRL, encoded by the coding sequence ATGCTTGAGGAACAACTACGCGAGTGTCTTACCTTTGATGATGTTCTTTTGGTTCCAGCTTATAGCGAAGTCCTCCCTAAGGACGTCGATTTGCGAACTCAGTTAACTTCTAAGATTAGCTTGCATCTCCCTTTGTTGAGTGCTGCGATGGACTCTATCACAGAAGCTCGAATGGCTATCACGATGGCTCGATATGGAGGCATAGGAATTATTCACAAAAACTTTTCTCCGGCTGAACAGGCTTTTGAAGTTGAAAAAGTCAAGCGGGTGGAAAGTGGCATGGTGTTGAACCCAATTACGGTGAGCCCTACACAGTCGCTGCGCTCTGTTTTAAAGGTGATGCGAGTTCATGACATCTCAGGTGTTCCCGTCACGGAAGGGGATAAACCTGTAGGTATTTTGACGGCTCGCGATATACGATTCGAGGAAAATTTAGATCATCCCGTTCATGCTCTCATGACGAAGACACTAATCACTGTTCCACCTCGCGTGTCTACGGAGCATGCTAAGAAGCTTCTTCATGAACACCGTATTGAAAAGCTTCTTGTCGTCGACGAAGGTCGCCTTGTGGGTCTCATTACGATCAAAGACATTTTGCAGGCAGATCGTTATCCTCAAGCTGTCAAGGATGAGATGGGGCGTCTTCGAGTTGGTGCTGCTGTCGGTCCAGGTCATGATTGGCGTGAGCGCGTAGGGCTTTTGAGCGAAGCAGGGGTCGATGTGCTGGTGGTAGATACCGCTCATGCTCATTCTAAAGGGGTGCTTGATATGATCCGTACCATCAAGAAAGATTTTTCTGATCTTGAGGTGATTGGAGGAAATGTGGCCACAGCAGCAGGGGCAGAAGCTCTTATTAAAGCTGGGGTGGATGCAGTTAAAGTCGGAATTGGCCCTGGAAGCATCTGTACGACCCGTGTCGTGGCAGGCATAGGAGTTCCTCAGATGACTGCAATTCAGGATTGTGTACGTGTTGCTGCTTCCCATGGCATTCCGATGATTGCCGATGGGGGTATTCGGCATTCGGGGGATATTACAAAAGGGATTGCAGCAGGGGCTCAGGCGATCATGATAGGTTCACTCTTTGCTGGAACAGATGAATCTCCTGGGGATCTGATCCTCTACCAGGGGAGGAGTTATAAGGCCTATCGCGGGATGGGCTCGCTGGGAGCGATGAAAAAAGGCTCCAAAGATCGGTATGGACAAGGGGGAACGGCTGATGAAAAATTGGTGCCAGAGGGGGTCGAGGGTCGAGTCCCGTACCGAGGAGCCCTTGCACCGATTCTTTTTCAGCTTGCTGGAGGACTTCGATCGGGGATGGGCTATACAGGTGCTCGCACCATTCAAGAGCTCCATCAGAAGGCAGAGTTTATTCGGATTACAGGGGCAGGATTGCATGAAAGTCATGTGCATGATGTGATGATTACGGAAGAGGCCCCCAATTATCATCGATTATGA
- a CDS encoding DUF362 domain-containing protein, which translates to MPIHAANTHPEVVSSVIKLAYDAEAKKIVVADGSCNDPRRCFQRSGIWRASCELMDEILLPAEHRFWTMRLKGDVLDEWPVFTTLIQADKVINVPVAEHHNLAKYTTVMKSWYGLLGGRRNRLHQNIDTSIADLAAFMHPSLVVVDAIRVLVRNGPQGGSIDNTQVMHTILASVDQIAGGAFGCTLISQRRDHIPYLEIGHERGLVTMFWESLSRQGSLDGNLLSWLWTHVLCSQERERGGIARSALF; encoded by the coding sequence GTGCCTATTCATGCAGCGAATACGCATCCTGAAGTAGTCAGTTCCGTCATTAAACTTGCTTATGATGCGGAGGCGAAGAAAATTGTGGTAGCGGACGGTTCTTGCAACGACCCCCGGCGCTGTTTCCAACGGTCAGGGATCTGGCGAGCATCCTGTGAGTTAATGGATGAGATATTACTTCCTGCAGAGCATCGTTTCTGGACCATGCGCTTGAAGGGGGATGTTCTAGATGAATGGCCAGTTTTTACTACCCTGATCCAAGCGGATAAAGTGATCAATGTGCCTGTCGCAGAACATCACAACCTGGCCAAATATACTACGGTTATGAAAAGTTGGTATGGCCTTCTTGGAGGACGGCGCAATCGCCTTCATCAGAACATCGATACATCGATTGCTGATCTCGCTGCATTTATGCACCCTTCCTTGGTCGTTGTGGATGCGATCAGGGTGTTGGTCCGCAATGGTCCGCAGGGTGGAAGCATTGATAATACTCAGGTGATGCATACCATTTTGGCTTCTGTTGATCAGATTGCAGGCGGTGCATTCGGATGCACTTTGATCAGTCAACGCCGAGATCATATCCCTTATCTTGAGATAGGGCACGAGCGTGGGCTCGTGACCATGTTTTGGGAATCGCTATCACGTCAGGGAAGTCTAGATGGCAACCTCTTGTCATGGCTTTGGACTCACGTCCTCTGTTCACAAGAGAGAGAAAGAGGTGGCATTGCTCGATCCGCCCTTTTCTAA
- a CDS encoding M23 family metallopeptidase, with product MEFPEEFQEQAESLFLRRRFALLRAVSLFGFLMVALSLFFYVRQRKKSSLNAFLSESIVTAAPLPLPEINDKKVESIPPVWRLQQLAGPRIQIIKGTVKKKTLFASLRGVGVSKREAYRVLYPLSKVPSFQKHLKKSHDSFTVAKVHATGRVLGLEYEASPQRIWQVRERENGTLEARKLALRVEYLHTTKAVLVRTGLYESFKEAGFGQELSEKLQTALRGYLDLSMTQSRGFLRFVISEERIEGVFTGYRNVEAVEYLSPQGDKSVRIYRLGGADSNMEGDRRYSFYDAKGKQIIYTGWSAPLPTGRVSSSFSPRRKHPIHRVVIPHTGVDYAAPMGTPVRAAAAGVVRTIGKGGPCGNMVQIEHPRGITSAYCHLSAFAPRLREGQQVKAGEVIGNVGHTGSATGDHLHFAIKRGSTFINPLSLGFNRIRMLPPGRGAEFEKKRTEADALLDATPLPPAV from the coding sequence ATGGAATTTCCTGAAGAATTTCAAGAGCAAGCGGAGTCGCTCTTTTTGAGGAGGCGTTTTGCATTGCTTCGAGCGGTTAGCCTCTTTGGGTTTTTGATGGTTGCGCTCTCTCTTTTTTTCTACGTTCGTCAACGAAAAAAATCTTCTTTAAACGCTTTCTTGTCTGAATCGATCGTTACAGCTGCCCCTTTGCCTCTTCCTGAAATCAATGATAAGAAAGTGGAGTCCATTCCTCCAGTTTGGCGGCTTCAGCAACTAGCTGGACCTAGAATACAAATAATCAAAGGGACTGTAAAGAAAAAGACGCTTTTTGCTTCTCTCCGAGGAGTGGGAGTTTCCAAAAGAGAAGCTTACCGTGTGCTTTATCCGTTGAGTAAAGTGCCGAGTTTTCAGAAACACCTCAAGAAGTCTCATGATTCTTTTACGGTGGCTAAAGTACATGCTACAGGGCGAGTCCTAGGCCTTGAATATGAAGCCTCTCCCCAACGTATCTGGCAGGTGCGGGAAAGGGAAAATGGAACTCTCGAAGCTCGGAAACTCGCTTTGCGTGTCGAGTATCTCCATACAACCAAAGCGGTTCTTGTCCGTACGGGTCTCTATGAATCGTTTAAAGAGGCAGGATTTGGTCAGGAGTTGTCTGAGAAATTACAAACAGCTCTGCGAGGTTATCTTGATCTGTCCATGACCCAATCGAGAGGATTTCTCCGGTTTGTGATTTCGGAAGAACGCATTGAAGGTGTTTTTACAGGATATCGAAATGTGGAGGCTGTCGAATATTTATCGCCTCAAGGGGATAAATCAGTTCGTATTTATCGATTAGGAGGGGCGGATAGCAATATGGAGGGAGATCGCCGCTATTCTTTTTATGATGCAAAAGGGAAGCAGATTATCTACACAGGTTGGTCAGCTCCTCTTCCTACGGGCAGGGTGAGTTCCTCCTTTAGCCCGCGACGGAAACATCCAATCCATCGCGTGGTGATCCCACACACCGGTGTCGATTACGCTGCTCCGATGGGGACTCCTGTTCGGGCAGCTGCTGCAGGAGTAGTGAGGACTATAGGAAAGGGTGGACCGTGTGGTAACATGGTTCAAATTGAACATCCTAGGGGGATAACCAGTGCTTATTGCCATCTTTCTGCTTTTGCCCCTCGCCTTCGTGAAGGTCAGCAAGTGAAGGCAGGGGAAGTCATTGGCAATGTAGGCCACACCGGGTCGGCAACAGGCGATCACTTGCACTTTGCGATCAAACGTGGTTCTACTTTTATTAACCCGCTCTCTCTCGGGTTTAATCGAATTCGTATGCTCCCGCCTGGACGAGGAGCAGAGTTTGAGAAGAAACGAACAGAAGCAGACGCATTATTGGATGCGACCCCTCTTCCCCCTGCGGTGTAA
- the hemE gene encoding uroporphyrinogen decarboxylase yields the protein MNDLFLKACRREPTSRTPIWLMRQAGRYMPEYRALRERYSLLEICKHPELALQVTLQPVRLGVDACILFADILLPLEPMGIHFYFEQGEGPVLERSISSSEDVERLSIFEPRQELGYVLEAVRLIKRELAGKLPLITFAGAPFTLASYLIEGGKTRQFLKTKRLMYSNPLVWHSLMMKLAEVIRDYLRAQVEAGADAVQLFDSWVGQLSPLDYETYVFPYTTSILGDVVKMGVPVIHFGTGTHSLLPLQKKAGGTVIGLDWRVPLVEGWRLVGEDVAIQGNLDPAVLLAPVSVVKAHAARILYDVAGRPGHIFNLGHGVFPQTPVEIVQELIEFVKMKSSSLSVIS from the coding sequence ATGAATGATCTTTTCTTAAAAGCGTGTCGACGGGAGCCTACATCACGCACCCCTATCTGGTTGATGAGGCAGGCGGGGCGGTATATGCCTGAATATCGTGCCTTGCGCGAGCGGTATTCCCTTCTTGAAATTTGCAAGCATCCGGAATTGGCTTTACAGGTAACACTGCAGCCAGTTCGGTTAGGGGTAGATGCCTGTATTCTTTTTGCCGATATTTTATTGCCCCTTGAGCCAATGGGGATTCACTTCTATTTTGAACAGGGTGAAGGCCCTGTCCTGGAACGCTCCATTTCTTCTTCTGAAGATGTTGAACGTCTATCCATTTTTGAGCCTCGCCAAGAACTTGGATATGTTCTGGAGGCTGTCCGGTTAATCAAGCGAGAACTCGCAGGCAAATTGCCTCTGATTACATTTGCAGGGGCCCCATTTACATTAGCGAGTTACTTGATTGAAGGGGGGAAAACAAGACAGTTTCTTAAAACCAAGCGGTTGATGTACAGCAATCCTCTGGTCTGGCATTCCTTGATGATGAAGTTAGCTGAGGTAATCCGGGATTATCTCCGTGCACAGGTAGAAGCAGGGGCAGATGCGGTTCAGCTTTTTGATTCTTGGGTTGGACAGCTTTCTCCTTTAGACTATGAGACGTATGTTTTTCCTTATACAACATCTATTCTTGGGGATGTGGTGAAAATGGGGGTTCCAGTGATCCATTTTGGGACGGGGACACACTCCTTGCTACCTCTTCAGAAGAAAGCTGGGGGGACGGTCATTGGCTTGGATTGGAGGGTGCCTCTCGTGGAAGGGTGGCGTCTGGTGGGCGAAGATGTGGCTATTCAGGGAAACTTGGATCCGGCGGTGTTGCTTGCTCCAGTTTCTGTGGTTAAAGCACATGCGGCTAGAATTTTATATGATGTGGCTGGTCGTCCAGGGCATATTTTTAATTTAGGGCATGGTGTATTCCCACAGACCCCTGTAGAGATAGTCCAGGAGCTGATTGAGTTTGTGAAAATGAAGAGCTCTTCTTTGTCAGTGATCAGTTGA
- a CDS encoding 4Fe-4S binding protein: MATSCHGFGLTSSVHKREKEVALLDPPFSKSHQQTDVEPIPWKTRKKGVVSALDQMTSAIRLSLPMVRDQVIESGFSVSPVPSFNANLSCQSKVSVKKTKRSGSGIPARLIVRVLVWLRRFSQTFFLGIFLYFLCQTSFRCSFSASAEAPIRLLLLVEFFLLADPWVGGVTLLSTHTIYRGLLWSLGMLVLTLLFGRVFCGWICPFGTLHHLFGWLLSSRHGRGAARVGANRTHTYQRVKYYLLYTFLFAAIAGSAISGLLDPLCIAVRSVGLGVIPAIQYFATRGFATLDHVSARSIQQGSDDMQGFLAQTLWQPKQAYFPQTWLIVFLFMTVLFANRLLIPWFWCRVLCPLGSFLGVFARFSLFRMEKDHAECTDCNLCLVHCQRADSPQGGVKWRQDECHMCMNCEASCPEDVIKFRFFPNRLSVRTEPDLERRTTAAGVVFLPATRIANVLDVNYHSKIIRPPGSVEERAFLERCIRCAECVKVYPNNALHPAFFQAGVERIWTPILIHRIGYYEYSCVLCGQVCPTGAIQKIAEKEKLGMGVPPVKVGTALYDHGRCFPWSMQAPCIVCEEFCPISPKAIWVKEVEVPVRESTPDLAWEQPAMKTVKLQRPHVDPNLCIDCCACEKICPVNDQPAVYVTSVGESRSKTNIIFLENANYSAT, from the coding sequence ATGGCAACCTCTTGTCATGGCTTTGGACTCACGTCCTCTGTTCACAAGAGAGAGAAAGAGGTGGCATTGCTCGATCCGCCCTTTTCTAAATCACATCAGCAAACTGACGTGGAGCCTATTCCGTGGAAGACAAGAAAGAAAGGGGTGGTCTCTGCTCTGGATCAGATGACATCAGCCATTCGTTTGTCTCTTCCCATGGTACGCGATCAGGTCATAGAGAGTGGCTTTTCTGTATCTCCCGTTCCTTCGTTTAACGCCAACCTATCCTGTCAGTCCAAGGTCTCTGTCAAAAAAACTAAGCGTTCTGGATCGGGCATCCCCGCTCGTCTGATCGTTCGTGTTTTGGTTTGGCTCCGTCGTTTTTCTCAAACATTTTTCTTGGGAATTTTTCTTTATTTTCTCTGTCAAACCTCTTTTCGTTGCAGTTTTTCCGCCAGTGCAGAAGCCCCCATTCGTCTTCTATTGCTGGTAGAATTCTTTTTGCTTGCTGATCCATGGGTGGGGGGGGTGACTCTTCTCTCCACCCATACGATCTATCGGGGTTTGCTCTGGAGTTTGGGGATGCTAGTGCTAACTCTTCTCTTCGGTCGCGTATTTTGCGGGTGGATATGTCCTTTTGGAACGCTGCACCATCTTTTTGGATGGTTACTCTCCTCACGTCATGGGAGGGGGGCTGCTAGGGTTGGGGCTAATCGGACCCACACTTACCAACGTGTGAAGTATTATCTTTTGTACACTTTTTTGTTTGCTGCGATAGCAGGAAGTGCAATCAGTGGTCTGCTTGACCCTCTTTGCATTGCAGTTCGTTCTGTTGGATTGGGTGTGATCCCTGCTATCCAGTATTTTGCGACTAGGGGGTTCGCCACTCTTGATCATGTCTCTGCTCGCTCCATTCAACAAGGGTCGGATGATATGCAGGGTTTTCTTGCTCAAACTTTATGGCAACCTAAGCAGGCTTATTTCCCCCAGACGTGGCTCATTGTGTTTTTGTTTATGACAGTCCTGTTTGCGAACCGTCTTCTTATTCCCTGGTTTTGGTGTCGAGTCCTCTGTCCTTTAGGTTCTTTTTTAGGAGTTTTTGCTCGTTTTTCCTTGTTTAGGATGGAAAAAGACCACGCCGAATGTACGGATTGCAACTTATGTCTTGTTCATTGTCAGAGGGCAGATAGTCCTCAAGGGGGTGTCAAGTGGCGTCAGGACGAGTGTCATATGTGCATGAATTGCGAAGCATCTTGTCCAGAAGATGTCATTAAATTTCGATTTTTTCCCAATCGGTTGAGCGTTCGGACAGAACCTGACCTAGAACGTAGAACCACAGCTGCAGGGGTTGTCTTTCTTCCTGCCACTCGGATTGCGAATGTCCTCGATGTGAACTACCACTCTAAGATCATTCGTCCTCCTGGCTCAGTGGAGGAACGTGCTTTTCTTGAGCGCTGTATTCGCTGCGCGGAGTGCGTGAAAGTCTATCCTAATAATGCGCTCCATCCTGCTTTCTTCCAAGCTGGAGTAGAAAGGATCTGGACCCCTATTTTAATCCATCGTATTGGTTACTATGAGTATTCGTGTGTTCTTTGTGGTCAAGTGTGTCCTACAGGGGCGATTCAAAAGATCGCGGAGAAAGAAAAGTTAGGGATGGGAGTTCCTCCTGTGAAGGTAGGGACTGCTCTTTATGACCATGGAAGGTGCTTTCCATGGAGCATGCAAGCTCCCTGCATTGTATGTGAAGAGTTCTGTCCGATTTCACCGAAAGCGATTTGGGTGAAGGAAGTGGAAGTCCCTGTTCGAGAATCCACACCAGATCTAGCGTGGGAACAGCCAGCTATGAAGACGGTTAAATTGCAACGTCCTCACGTCGATCCGAATTTATGTATTGACTGCTGTGCGTGTGAGAAGATCTGTCCAGTCAATGACCAGCCAGCGGTATACGTAACTAGTGTGGGGGAGAGCCGATCGAAGACCAATATCATTTTCCTGGAAAATGCCAATTATAGTGCAACATAA
- a CDS encoding HTH domain-containing protein, whose translation MTFTEAATQVLRLIGKPLHYKEITDLAIEKNLLSHVGKSPEITMGSRLAALLKKDDKSNPIVRIKPGVFGLREWDERSAKGDFSELSDSFESNVELDISNDVNALEVEAAEQQQVLTSRRNTEVNSSPHPSPFSDSEQEKNNNNEVYPTLSSEDALRANLAASATALFDDEEDDDQPILLSQGTSEDPNALLEGGLGDGTRRRRRRRRRGRGGGPNEFASNAHGLRNNSATPSLSGEEERISSTLRESRNSGGRFGLRDRSASHPVSSASSHAALGVTGGSGPLDGEEKVGRELADIVWATLSTFDWNSGPISLHFLTEMLLRKGRISNGDLNSAIMQVAASLRIDNLRRTSQGKRPRFRFSADGGVAPTDWLLGHDFIRLEQEVIAATERYREASRHVLLKRLQELPPQAFVELVLLVLGKAGMTNIKLVRRSGLSSNEMHFMGIYRMGGNDIKAALAIRKDGREIGRERVIDLRGSLHHYGPASAGWLVSLGPALSGAQEEASLFLAPTISVYDGLSFCKLLEENNIGVVQTSYPTSIPDMEFFETLCNSN comes from the coding sequence ATGACATTTACTGAAGCTGCCACGCAGGTTTTGCGGCTGATAGGCAAGCCCTTGCACTATAAAGAAATTACTGATCTCGCGATAGAAAAGAATTTGTTATCCCATGTCGGGAAGAGTCCAGAAATTACAATGGGTTCTAGACTTGCCGCTCTTTTAAAAAAAGATGACAAGTCAAATCCAATCGTACGCATTAAACCAGGAGTATTTGGTCTGCGCGAGTGGGATGAAAGATCCGCTAAAGGCGATTTTTCAGAACTATCTGACTCATTCGAAAGCAATGTCGAATTAGATATTTCTAATGATGTCAATGCATTGGAGGTAGAGGCTGCTGAGCAACAACAAGTGCTCACTTCACGCAGAAACACGGAAGTTAATTCATCTCCCCATCCTTCCCCCTTCTCTGATTCAGAACAGGAAAAAAACAATAATAATGAGGTCTACCCTACCCTTTCCAGCGAAGATGCTCTCCGCGCTAACCTTGCAGCTTCTGCAACAGCTCTCTTCGATGATGAAGAAGATGACGACCAGCCGATTCTACTCTCGCAAGGGACATCTGAAGATCCAAATGCTCTATTGGAAGGTGGCCTAGGGGACGGAACACGGAGAAGAAGACGCAGAAGAAGGCGTGGGCGTGGGGGAGGACCAAACGAATTTGCTTCCAATGCTCATGGTCTTCGAAACAATAGTGCAACACCTTCCCTTTCAGGAGAAGAAGAGCGTATTAGCTCCACCCTTCGAGAATCACGAAATTCAGGCGGGCGGTTTGGTTTGCGTGATCGTTCCGCTTCGCATCCCGTATCCTCTGCTAGCAGTCATGCAGCGCTAGGAGTAACAGGGGGATCAGGTCCTCTCGATGGAGAGGAAAAAGTAGGTCGTGAGTTGGCAGATATTGTATGGGCTACTCTTTCCACTTTTGATTGGAATTCTGGCCCCATTTCCCTCCACTTTCTGACAGAAATGCTGCTAAGAAAAGGACGAATATCCAATGGAGATCTGAATTCTGCTATCATGCAAGTTGCAGCTTCTCTGCGCATCGATAATCTCCGTCGCACAAGTCAAGGAAAGCGGCCTCGTTTTCGTTTTAGTGCCGACGGTGGAGTAGCCCCAACCGATTGGCTGTTGGGTCACGACTTTATCCGTCTAGAACAGGAAGTGATCGCTGCAACTGAGCGATATCGAGAAGCATCCCGCCACGTTCTCCTCAAGCGGCTCCAGGAGCTCCCCCCACAGGCATTTGTAGAGCTTGTGCTCCTTGTTCTTGGAAAAGCAGGAATGACCAATATCAAGCTGGTCAGGCGCTCTGGACTATCCTCGAATGAAATGCATTTCATGGGGATCTACCGGATGGGAGGAAACGATATCAAAGCCGCTTTGGCAATCCGAAAGGATGGACGAGAGATTGGGCGAGAACGGGTTATTGATTTGCGGGGCTCACTGCATCACTATGGACCTGCTTCAGCCGGCTGGCTCGTTTCTCTAGGACCTGCTCTTTCAGGAGCACAGGAAGAGGCATCTCTCTTCTTAGCGCCAACGATTTCTGTTTATGATGGACTCTCGTTCTGTAAACTACTTGAAGAAAACAACATAGGCGTAGTACAAACCTCTTATCCGACATCGATTCCCGACATGGAATTCTTCGAGACGCTGTGCAATTCCAATTAG